CTTTCATAACGTGTGTGCGAACCGTTGCGCCATTCGTTGGCAAGCTGCGCTAGTGTAGGCTGTCCAGTTCTATGGATGGTAAGAATGTATTTATCATTTGAAAAAATGGCTACCTTATTTGTGATTTCTTGAATGGTATCAGCATCATCTTCACAGTAGAGGTCATAATATCTTACAATAAAATATGTCCATTCGCCAATGGGTTCTACTTTTGGCATGTGAAAAGAAGCCATACAATCTTTGACAGCAGCAGCAGGCATTTTGTATTGGCGTATGAGTTCTCTTAAATCTTTATCACTCGGACTGATTACGTCTATCCATTGATAACCCGATTCGGCTTCTAAGATAGTTTTTATCATAAAATAGTTTTTTGAAGGAAGGAAAAATAACTTGTTTTACAAAAATAAGAATAATTCTTTTGAATGGGGAATGAATTCATGAAAACAAATAACCCCTAAGATTCATCAAGAAACTTAGAGGTTTATTTTTCTGTGTTTTAGGTAAATGATAGGGATAAATGCATGCATTGTTCCTACATTTTTCATTCACTTAATTATCCCAATCGTCATTTTCATTCTCTTTGATTTCATTTTCAATATTATTCATACGTTCTTGTTCTAATTCTTCCTCACTTTTTTCATTTTTCTTATTGGGGTTGGCAAGCATCATATCTTTTTTGAAAAGTTTAAATTCTACTCTACGATTTACTCGTCGGTCTTCTTCGGTTATTTCTGGGAAAACCAATGGCTTTTCAAAACCAAACCCAATAGCTTTTATACGTTCGGCTTCCAACCTTCCATACGACAAAATATAATTTTTGATAGCTTCGGCTCGTTTGAATGAAAGTTCTTTGTTAGCTTCTGCATTGCCTTCTGTGTCTGTATGTCCATAAATATCTAAGTTGAAATCTGGGTGTTCTACCATAAAATCGATAAGTAAATGCAAATCATTTTCCATTTTAGGTAAAATATTGGCTTTATTTGCTTGAAACTCAATCGACTTAAATTGTATGGTTTCTATTTGTGAAGCTGGTGAAGCAGCCATTTTTTGTCTCACACCCTGCACTTCTACTTCTCTATATGTATCACCATTGACTTCAAAAAGCTCTTCTAAACGAAAAAAGTTTTCTCCACTCACAATGAGCATATATTTTTTCTTATCAATGAGTTCAAACTCAAAACTTCCTTCTTCGTCTATATATTTTGGAGCAATCGGTATCTTATCTTCTATATCAAAAATAACGACCAAACCTCCAAAAACTTCACCAGTGCTTTCCTCTTTTACTTTTCCAGAAAAACGAACAATGGCTTTAGGTTGTGCTTCCATCGGCAGAGGAAAGGAATACAAATCTGAATTGGTGTAAGGGTCTTGAACGACTGGCTCATTTCGCATCAGACGAACTTCTTTCTCTGCTCGTGCATAATAGAGAAGTCTTGCAGCAGCATCAATAGTAAAATAATATTCACTACTTTTTGTATTGACAAAAGGACCAAGGTTTTTAGGCTCACACCACGTATCACGACTTGTTTTGTAGGCTTTGAAAATATCATAACTTCCAAAAGAAAATAGATGTCCATTAGAGCTAAAATATAAAATATTGTCGCTAGGGTGTAAAAATGGACTTAACTCGTTGGCTTGTGTGTTGATGATAGGACCAATGTTTTGAGCTTCCGACCAACGTTTTCGTCCTTGGCGAACAGTAAAATAAATGTCTGTTCCTCCAAAACCTGTCTTTCTATCTGAAGCAAAGAAAAGTGTATCTCCTGTAACAGAAAAACTAGGGTGGGAGTCCCACGTAGTGGAGTTTACTGATGTTCCAAAATTATGAACTTCATCCCATATTCCTGCTTCTTCATTCCAACGAGCAAGATACAAATCACAATCTCCAAAGCCGTCTGGCGCATCGCAGCGAGAAAAAGCCATATATTTCCCATCTCTACTAATACAAGGCGAGCCTTCATTGTAACGAGTATTCAAACCCTTCAAAGGCAAAGGATAATCCCAACCAAACTCTCCTAGACGCACCGACTTATAAATATTTTCATCATAAGAAACAGGTAAATATTTTCGCACAGGGTCGCCAACAGTATCTTTTAAAAGGCGTTTGGAAGTAAAATAAATAATTGAATCTGTTTGTCCGATGGCTAGTCCATATTCTTCATAGGGCGAATTGATTTCTTCTCCCATACTTGTTCCCATTTGGTCGGGTGGGCGCAGTGTATCGACAAGTTGCCATTTATCAATCAATTCATAATAGTATTTTAAGGGAACATAACTTGGTTTGTCGCTTTGAGTAGCCAAAGAATCAAAAGCTAATTGACTTTTTACCTTCGAACCTCTATGATGTTTGAGCAAAAGCCTATACAGTTCTAAAGCTAAAGGCTGATTACCCATTTTTTCGGCTGTTTGTGCATACGCCCAAATCAAATCCAAATCTTTTTTGAAATTATCTACTCCAAAATAACGAATGTACGTATCTAGTGCATTTTTTAGCTCTGAAAGTTTGCTATCATCTCCTTTTAAGATTTGATTTTGTAAATCCTTGATTATTTTAAGCTGGCGAGGGTCGTAATAGTAGCGATAATTCTCAATATTGAGAAATGTAATCTGTGGACAATACACAGCATTTGATTTGTTGATAGGGCGAAATTCTTCTAGCTTGATTTGATTGTCTTTATTTTTTTTACGCTGCCCAAACACAGAAAAAGAAATACAAAAAAACACACATAAAAAAACAACACCAATACTTCTATAAAAATTATATTTTATTATCTTTAAAATTAATGATTTCATATATTTATTTTTTAGACCCTAAGGGTTTCAAAAACCCTTAGGGGCTTTTTTCAAATGAGCCAAAAAGTATGCAAGTTGAATGAAATAGAAGTTTATTTTTAGATTTATTCTACCAAAATTAACTTTTTTACTGTCAATGTTTTATCTGCAAAGATGAATTTTTTAATTAGAACGCTAAAAATACTCAAATCCTATTTTAAGCCACTATGAACGAACAGTTTTTACATTATATTTGGAAATTTCAGTATTTTGACAAAACCAACTTACAAACCCAAGACGGAAAAAAGCTACAAGTAATTGTAGCAGGCACACACAATCACGATGCAGGAGCAGACTTTGAAGATGCTATTGTAGAAATAGAAGGAATAAAATGGCAAGGAACAATAGAAATTGATACATACGGATTTAACTGGGAGAGTCATCAGCACGCCACTAATGAAGCCTATGAAAATGTGATTTTACACGTTGTTTGGAAGAATCCAAGAGAAGTAATAAGTAAAAATGGTTCAAAAATTCCAGTATTGGTAGTAGAAAATAGGATTGATGAGCGTTTGTGGCTGCGTTATCAAGAGTTTTTGAGAAACGAACACAAAGTTCCCTGTCAAGGCTATTGGTCGGAGAAAAATCTGATTTCATCCTTTGAAAAAATGATGCAAAGAACCCTTGATGAGCGTCTGATTCGTAAATCACAGCACGTCCTTTCTCTTTTAGAGCGAAATAGCTTCGACTGGGAAGAAACAAGTTATCAAATTTTGTTAGAACATTTTGGTTTCAAGAAAAATAATGCGCCTTTCCTTCAACTTGCTAAAGAATTACCTTTCAAAATCATCAAAAAACACGCTAACCAAATTTTTCAAGTAGAAGCTCTTTTTTATGGAATGGCTGGATTTCTTTCAATGGAAAATGGACAATGGATAATTAATAATTTGAAAAATGCCGAGAATAAAAGAGAGAGCAATGAGAAAAGTAAAGAGGAATTAGAACAAAAAATAGAGGAAGAAGTAGGTTATTTTGAGGCTTTACAAAGAGAATTTCGTTTTCTTTCTCATAAATATTCACTTCAAGAGAAGGAAGTAAATCTAGCACAATGGAAATTCTTGAGATTACGTCCCTCTAATTTTCCAACCGTCAGAATTGCACAAGTAGTGGGGCTTTTATCGCAGCAAAACCATCTTTTTTCAATTATTTTAAATGCAAAAAATCTAAAGGAATTTTATAGTTTTTTCAAAACAGAAATTCCTTCGTATTGGAAAACGCATTATCACTTTGGAAAAACAAATGCAGAAGACAAAGAAGGAGCAATCAAAGAAAACAAAACGCTAGGAAA
This DNA window, taken from Bernardetia sp., encodes the following:
- a CDS encoding DUF2851 family protein, which codes for MNEQFLHYIWKFQYFDKTNLQTQDGKKLQVIVAGTHNHDAGADFEDAIVEIEGIKWQGTIEIDTYGFNWESHQHATNEAYENVILHVVWKNPREVISKNGSKIPVLVVENRIDERLWLRYQEFLRNEHKVPCQGYWSEKNLISSFEKMMQRTLDERLIRKSQHVLSLLERNSFDWEETSYQILLEHFGFKKNNAPFLQLAKELPFKIIKKHANQIFQVEALFYGMAGFLSMENGQWIINNLKNAENKRESNEKSKEELEQKIEEEVGYFEALQREFRFLSHKYSLQEKEVNLAQWKFLRLRPSNFPTVRIAQVVGLLSQQNHLFSIILNAKNLKEFYSFFKTEIPSYWKTHYHFGKTNAEDKEGAIKENKTLGKDAQQNLIINVVVPIRVAYSLYKQQQDDFPKKWLSELSAEKNSIIKLYKPLEKTENADFKIKTAAQSQALLELYSQYCNVKKCLSCEVGKDILRK
- a CDS encoding OmpA family protein gives rise to the protein MKSLILKIIKYNFYRSIGVVFLCVFFCISFSVFGQRKKNKDNQIKLEEFRPINKSNAVYCPQITFLNIENYRYYYDPRQLKIIKDLQNQILKGDDSKLSELKNALDTYIRYFGVDNFKKDLDLIWAYAQTAEKMGNQPLALELYRLLLKHHRGSKVKSQLAFDSLATQSDKPSYVPLKYYYELIDKWQLVDTLRPPDQMGTSMGEEINSPYEEYGLAIGQTDSIIYFTSKRLLKDTVGDPVRKYLPVSYDENIYKSVRLGEFGWDYPLPLKGLNTRYNEGSPCISRDGKYMAFSRCDAPDGFGDCDLYLARWNEEAGIWDEVHNFGTSVNSTTWDSHPSFSVTGDTLFFASDRKTGFGGTDIYFTVRQGRKRWSEAQNIGPIINTQANELSPFLHPSDNILYFSSNGHLFSFGSYDIFKAYKTSRDTWCEPKNLGPFVNTKSSEYYFTIDAAARLLYYARAEKEVRLMRNEPVVQDPYTNSDLYSFPLPMEAQPKAIVRFSGKVKEESTGEVFGGLVVIFDIEDKIPIAPKYIDEEGSFEFELIDKKKYMLIVSGENFFRLEELFEVNGDTYREVEVQGVRQKMAASPASQIETIQFKSIEFQANKANILPKMENDLHLLIDFMVEHPDFNLDIYGHTDTEGNAEANKELSFKRAEAIKNYILSYGRLEAERIKAIGFGFEKPLVFPEITEEDRRVNRRVEFKLFKKDMMLANPNKKNEKSEEELEQERMNNIENEIKENENDDWDN